Within Dreissena polymorpha isolate Duluth1 chromosome 13, UMN_Dpol_1.0, whole genome shotgun sequence, the genomic segment taactgaatcactgaagcgtgccgtgtaatgacctatgctatagatgttgagattcaacgttatcgaatcgaccagtacggaattgtcatttaatcagatgggcagagttatggcattgacatagccactataaactaatttcccaagaaacaacgattttgattggctaaacaagtagataagagtaacttccctttacggtcactatgcgacttgaaagaccgatttagaaagtgagttgcagattccGGGAAAAATAGATGCTGCAAGCGAAAATAGAAAGTCgaagcaacagaaattaacacaatactttagaaaagaaagcggacagaataatgtaaactcaggAAATGATCAAACGTTAGGTTCGCGATCGGAGGACGTCTAAAATAGTGCAGACGtgaatgcagaatcggaaacgtttacctgtcaagtctcacggtttttgacatgcaatgacggtctcatgctgacttagtaatttctcacgcatttcttctaaaacaaaaaaaaaatgaaaaaaagtaatgtttggattttataaaatgtggtataattactaccgagacAGGCaggctgttttagtggtttcaaacttaaataccacatgtaccaaAAACTGTTTAACGGTGATGTCGgtgttaatgtatcattatcacttCGCCACGggtgtctatgtaaacaaaaaatcgactgcaaaatgtcagcaagtggctcaccagcaaAGAATAAAATTCAAGCAATaaaagggctaatttcagacaaaagtcttaattttgctcaggaaatagcccaaaaacgcaccacagacgatctaggatccaaggggggggggggggcatgcccccgatCCCCCATAGATTTTGcgactaagtttttttccttagcgccaacctagcatgacccctcagtatcaaggcgtatgccatcagggccctcaatctgtcaaatccacggcttaaattcggccgcattcccccctgaaaagtatacttttttccccttttcgGGGGAAAAatcccccctaaaaaaaaaaaaaaaaaaaaaaaaaaaaaattatagatagatgtctcctcatgattattatatctcaattctattttaatttaatcttttcaaacatacttaattatgaaataagcaatgaatatagtgcaaacatgtacaaatgtaataataagagagtaagtaaaaaatcccccaaaaagggaaacgccgtgaaaattccccctgctataggtagtgacccgcttcccctaaaatggattgagggccctggccaTATCAATTACAGCACTTGGAGGTCAAGATAGATAGACCCTCTCAATCCATGGAGGAAATCTTTTTGTAGCACCTGCTTAAATCATCCACTGGTATAATAAATTTTCAGCGCTTTCCTATTATAAAGGCATATTTAGCCACTGCTATTATTCTCACATTAAAATATGCCACCTTGTTATTTCAGCGGCTTTTTTAACAGATGTAAGACAGGTCCTTGTAATCCAAGCATGATAGGGCTTGCAAGCCTAGTCATAAGCATTTGCGCAAATCTGCTGGTGGTCATAATATATACAGTCGATATGTTAGTGGCTTTGTTGTTTGACAAATTTGTACGCCCATTATCATTGTTATGCACACCCCCGCAATCTTGCAGCTTgactgaattaaatttagctgTCTACTTTTACTTCATAACTTGATTggctttgtttttttatttgattgtttttgttgatTACAATTATTCTTGAACCACATAAACAACCAGAAAACTTGAAGTcaaattttatttctttcataaatgataaaatggtaaaaatggtaaaaatggtaaaaatgattgttaacaatgcggggaatcacatGGTCAGATTTTAGAAAAAATGGCCGcagatgcctcgattcgatggagaaattgagtcttcaaacaggtacatctaccttattgcttacttgtttttaatcggataacgcctatcataggaccagccggaagcggtttcagcgagtatcaaccgttttctgctggttggtctgagtgtgtggataactcatggaatatttggCGATTTCCTGACGATTTCTTCATCGAATCGAGGCATAGCGGCctttttttctcaaatctgaccacgtgattcctcGCATTAGTTAAAGCCTTTCCagaaataacaaaaatgtttgtatggttgcatagtggatatggtgttggCCTAGTGAgcgagaggtcacgggtttgatattcaatgtgggagcgttcttaagatctcgcccatagacatcaagtattggttctacGCAGGAAACAGACTGGAGAGCGTTTCAGTACGCTATAGGTTTTCCATGCAATCCAGCTTAAATAAAATGGTTAAAACTGTTATTAAAACCTTTTGAAATGTAACCAGTATCTGATGTTATTCCAGGTACTAACATTTCGTCCACCTCAAGTGGAAATGCTGCCCCAAAATCTGCCACAACGAAGGGTCACAGCAACCCATACGCCCGCCCGCTGAGTGCCAAAGACATTGCGAGTGACCTTCAATCACAGCAGCAGAAGATCAAGAAGACCAACAGTGTATCTCAGATGCAATCGGGTCCCAATGCCATGTTTAATATCGGACCAGACGGAACGCCAGTATTTGGTTATCCAATGAACGCGTTCATGCGTCCCCAGAGTGCCTTGCGAAAGGAGACTCCTGCACAGACCTCCGTAGCGAAATCTACAACAACGAAAAAAACTAGCGAGGAAACGACAGCATCGAAAACTGGAGCGACGAAATCTACCGCCACCGCGAGTCCTAGAAAAGAAATTCCGCCGACAAAGCTAGAACGGGAAACTGACCTTAGTCTGAATGGTCAgtcaaataataaagaaaatagtGGACTGAAGATTCAGTTCGGACCGGCGTCAAAAGTAATACCTGCTTCGAGTAGTTCACAGTTGTTAAATCAGAGTGTTAATAGCCCCTCTTCTAGTCCTGTAAAGGTGTCTGCAGCCTCACAGACTCAAAATAGCACCCTTGCAAAGAATGTGGACTCAAGCTTGAGCTCCATTCCCTTTACTCAAGAAGTGGGCTCGGAAAATAGTTCAAAGGCTGTTGCGTACGCTAAACCAGTCTCTTCGCTGCCGCGTCCGGGTTCTGCCGTGAAATCTGTTACGCCAGATTCGCAGATGCCAGTTCGGAACCTGAATTACACTCCCACTAAACCGTACCACGAAGTGGCGAATCCAAAACCTGTAATTTCAGCCACAACCAAAACTCAACAGACTAGCGAGACTATAATAACCGTGAAAGCAGAGCCGCCGAAAGGCGTAACTTATATGGCTCCCTCTGTAATAAATAAGCCAAATAAGGCAAACAAGGCTGCCTTAAGCCAGAGCAGCGGCTCAAATAGTTCCAAACTCTCCAGTGACAGTTCTTCATCGGGAACAATGTACTATAGCAAGAAGTCGAAAGCGGATATTATGATTCACGAACAACGCCCACCAGCCATTGGTGCGCCTTCCAAACCCCTTCGAGGAGCTGAAAAGGGGTCAGCCACAAATTTTACGTCTGGGTCAGAATTAGATGAAGCAGCAGATGATGAGTCCGAAATTCCATCAGGGTAAGAAGTGACCGAGTCCTTGCTGTGTCCTTACATTAAAAACTTGATGGTCAGTTTTATGTAATTAATGGACTTGATGGTCAGTTTTACATTCTTTATGCTCTTGATGGTCTGTTTTACATACTTAATAGACGTGATGGTCAGTTTTACATCCTTTCGTATGGACTTGATGGTCAGTTTTACATTCTTTATGCTCTTGATGGTCTGTTTTACATACTTTATAGACGTGATGGTCAGTTTTACATCCTTTCGTATGGACTTGATGGTCAGTTTTGCATACTTCATGCACTTGATGGTCAGTTGTATAGACTTCATGGACTTGATGGTTAAAGTTTTCCATACTTTAGGTACttgatgtttatttaacataCTTGATGGACTTGATGGTTGTTTTCCATTCTTTATGGACTTGATGGTGGCTTTTATTTACTTTATGGACTTGGTGGTCCGTTTTACGTAATTTATGGACTTGATGGTcagttttatttactttatttactttgtggtctattttatgtaatttttggACTTGATGGGCAGTTTCACATACTTAATGGACATGATGGTCCtagaaaaatgattttaatacaaAGACTATAGatagaaaattacaaaaatgcatttagaacaaaaataatatgttatgtgCTAAACAATCACCACCATGATGACCATTCCAAGTTTAACCCTCTACCATTTAGACCTTTCTAACTagtttcaagtttttaaggcttcatttccaaaccttagatactgatgagcagcaaacagcataaaacctaaacagactgcgagttactcccaggcttttctggttttatgctgtttgcacttagccattttcactttgcttctaagtgggaaagggttaacctgtCTTATTCCGATCAATGGCTATATTGTACAGGGAGAGGATGCCAGGTGATGGGGAGGCCAGCCTACTTGGGGATGAAAATGAGGACGAGGACTTCCCAGAAGATTGTGAAGATGACATCGTGGACAATCTAGATGATGACTTCGTTGGAGGATCCGACGGTATGAGTATTATTATTCAAGCTCTTTTTACATAAATCTGATTAGTAGTATTATTTTAGGATCAAGAGATCAAAGTTGAAGGTCACTTGaacatgcaatattaaaaatatttcaacaattgCACACAGTGATAAATTGTCTGTAAGTCAGGGGCATACATGTTTCACAAACTCAAGCTTCTTTTAATAAATCTAATTGTACCTATTAATGCTCTGTAAGACAGCAGGCTGAATCtaattgtaattgtttatgtTGGATTAGAAAGCAGGCTGAGTTTTTATCATAAAACTTCTTCAGTATATTTTTGTTTTGGACAATATTCTGACTCCACTTTGagtgtattttttatgccccctttcgaagaaaagggggcatatagtgatcggactgtccgtctgtctgtccgtccgtctttccgtcacactttgcgtttaggtttcgaaaaatgctcataacttccatgtcccttgagatataaccttcatatttaatatgcatgtgtatattgacaagacctttccatacgcacacaatttttcactcctgtgacctttaccttgaagttagggtccgcgtttaggtttcgaaatctgcgtttaggtttcgaaaaatgctcataacttctatgtcccttgagataaagccttcatatttggtatgcatgtgtatatggacaaggccttccatacgcacaaaagttttgacccctgtgaccttgaccttgaacttggggtccgcgtttaggtttcaaaatctgcgtttaggtttcgataaatgctcgtaaattctatgtcccttgagatataaccttcatatttattatgcatgtttatatggacaaggcctttccatacgcacacaaatttggaccactgtgaccttgaccttgatcttagggtccgcgtttaggtttcgaaaaatgctaaaacttctatcaaagcgtttatagggggcatatgtcatcctatggtgacagctcttgtttcacttTAAAGATCAATATGAATAAATTCTCACTTTGTTTTGCAGGAAAAAATGTTGAAGCTTTGGTAAAGATATCTCAAAACTTTAGCAAAGCTTAATGGCAGCATGTGTTAACTCTTTACCACCCAGATGCACACTTTTACGCAATTCTTATcccataaaaataaatttaacacctTTAATACAGTACCTGgttcaagtttttaaagttttgattGCCAAAcctaaaatactgatgagcagcaaacagcataggacctgaacagacagcgcactactcgcagtctgttctggttttatgctagttgcatatagccattttcactttctaTGTGAGCATGACAGCTGGGGTAACACTTTCCCActaagaggcaaagtgaaaattgctatgtaacaacagcataaaaccagaacatgctgcaagtaactcgcagtctgttcaggttttatgctgtttactgctcatcagtatctatgagttagaaatgaagcctttaaaacttgaatctagtaagaaaggtctttaatgaaatttaactttcttagggactacaaacacatcaaaatacgtatctaagtgttaaagggttaacaaACACCTGATTTCCAGGCGAGTCCGATGGGTATTCCTTCACTAGCAGTAGCATGTCACGCCCCTCAACCTCAACACAACGCCTAAAGTCACGACCCGTGAGCGCTGTAGAAAGTGAGGTCATCAGCGTCAGTCGATCTCAGACCGCCTCGCCCGATAGGAGCATCAAGCCTCCACTGACCAAGAGTTTGTTTCCAAACATTCCGCCAGTCGTGACTTTCGTTGCTGAGGGCGACAAAGGTATTGCtagattaataaattatttatgtagAATATGTTATGTGGCTTAATCAGTAGGTCtctaaaacttaaatatatccaTGACTTTTGCAGACTGGTTTTCTTATTTGCATTCCTATTGAATGAATTTAGCACAAGCCTAAAATCTCTGTACTGGTAAATTTTAAACCAGTCTTGCTTAGATTCTCATTTTCATATAAGTTTGCTTGAAACATTTTTGTGGTCTTGAGTAATAATATATGAATTTGAACTTTTTCATGCGAACCGTTTATTTGGATGACTTGATTTCAGTTGAGCAACTACCATGGGAAGTGAGAAAATACCTTAAATGGCGTATAACCTCCATAACTCCGAATGTTGTGAAACACTGCCTTGCGCGATCAGGATTTCGGATCACGAAACGCAACCATGACTGGCTGGGCTGCTGGGGAAAGCACATGAAATCTCTGGGATTCAAGGCTTTAAGAGAGTATCAGAaggttggtgttttttttactattCTCGGAATGGGGCCGTGGGGCTTTGGATTGTCAAAAATCGCTTCACTTTGACTAAAATTGTGTAGTCCATCCCTCCACCTGTCACAAACAAAATTATGTGGAgaggaatatcaattcaacaaatttgcttgttaatctAGTATGTGCTTTTAAACGTTTTACCGTATTGCCTCTTTTTTTAGCTGAACCATTACCCAGGGTCATTCCAAATTGGCCGCAAAGATAGAATGTGGCGTAACCTCTCAAAGATGCAGGTCCACTTCGGGAAAAAGGAGTTTGGGTTTTTCTCGCAGACCTACTGCCTTCCATATGACTCAAAGCTCCTGAAACGAGCCTTTGAAGACGGAAGTACAAAGCAGAAATGGATAGTTAAACCAGTACGTTCCTATGATTTGGCCactcaaaatattttgcaaaaattgcaTACTTATGATAAAACTTAAGTAATTTTTCTTCTGAAGTACAAAGCAAAAATGGAAAGTCAAGCCAGTATGTTCCTATAGATTAGGCCACTACCATTGTTTTGCAAATTGTCACATACTTCTGATAAAACTTCTGTAATTTGTGTTCTGGGGTCGTactccagaagcatcttaagtcaaattttattcttatccttaaattgggaaattttcttaagtgtttcatattgcaatatatttgcatcaagatatacatttaaataacatcattatgccaatgttattttaggaataccaaaaaaaaaagagttttctttttaagtaaagaaatacaagacattgtaattttgaacttaagtgaaattatttaagaaatattttaagatgtttctggaataccacccctgaagTACAAAGAAGAAATGGATAGTCAAAACAGTACGACATACACACAATTCTCTGCTTCTATGATTCTAAT encodes:
- the LOC127856447 gene encoding uncharacterized protein LOC127856447 — translated: MLKYSNNSIKPVQLFNHADLVSVRSNAEAARNAYSSLSNASANSTMPTPFRSTMKPPPSPQQLLKAATGTNISSTSSGNAAPKSATTKGHSNPYARPLSAKDIASDLQSQQQKIKKTNSVSQMQSGPNAMFNIGPDGTPVFGYPMNAFMRPQSALRKETPAQTSVAKSTTTKKTSEETTASKTGATKSTATASPRKEIPPTKLERETDLSLNGQSNNKENSGLKIQFGPASKVIPASSSSQLLNQSVNSPSSSPVKVSAASQTQNSTLAKNVDSSLSSIPFTQEVGSENSSKAVAYAKPVSSLPRPGSAVKSVTPDSQMPVRNLNYTPTKPYHEVANPKPVISATTKTQQTSETIITVKAEPPKGVTYMAPSVINKPNKANKAALSQSSGSNSSKLSSDSSSSGTMYYSKKSKADIMIHEQRPPAIGAPSKPLRGAEKGSATNFTSGSELDEAADDESEIPSGERMPGDGEASLLGDENEDEDFPEDCEDDIVDNLDDDFVGGSDGESDGYSFTSSSMSRPSTSTQRLKSRPVSAVESEVISVSRSQTASPDRSIKPPLTKSLFPNIPPVVTFVAEGDKVEQLPWEVRKYLKWRITSITPNVVKHCLARSGFRITKRNHDWLGCWGKHMKSLGFKALREYQKLNHYPGSFQIGRKDRMWRNLSKMQVHFGKKEFGFFSQTYCLPYDSKLLKRAFEDGSTKQKWIVKPPASARGIGIKVISKLTQVPKKRPVIVQRYLARPYLINDSKFDMRVYVYVSSFDPLRLDVFEDGLARFASMKYSSSMKHLANKFMHLTNYSVNKRNADYQANADDTVCQGHKWECRESLKKKHGEEFSYPVLAFHGTMETNIKPICETGLKIPGDNGHAHRTDTGWYGKGVYFSEYPAYSMGYIQGATQLLLCQVLPGKAYQCTKIIHGHSLMKSYASHVSPCKKELVIFNKYHILPQYIVHYQPNAGEFKYTSPPKPKSAACNTAEGKKGKGKKKGGKLTLDELTDTEVLKTKHDQAIAMPTSSTLDGYNIQFTGTFQNTQAGMTALVKSHGATVGTKAVFSLLIASKLEFDLSTNKILQAKKKGVSIVGEMYLYDCIINHKKQNEDHYRLDD